The Apium graveolens cultivar Ventura chromosome 3, ASM990537v1, whole genome shotgun sequence sequence AACCTCATATGGGGTTTTGCCCTTTAAAACTGGTGTCGGAGTCCTGTTAATAAGGTAGACTGCAGTGAGAATACAATCCCCCCAAAAATGAATAGGCAATCCCGCATGAAATCGAAGCGCTCTAGCTGTATTAAGTATGTGACGGTGTTTCCGTTCCACAAGACCATTCTGCTGTGGTGTATATACACAACTAGTCTGATGAATAATACCCAAGACATTGAATATACTTGCTAACGATTTATTCAAAAACTCTGTTCCATTGTCTGTGCGCACAACTTTAATAGAGCTAGCAAATTGGTTTTTAACCAGATGAATAAAATTGGAGAACAATGTAGGAACAAGAGATTTATCATTTAACAAATAAACCCATGTGATACGTGACATATCATCCACAAGAGTAAGAAAATATTGGCAATTGTCACTAGTTTTGACATGATACGGACCCCATAGATCAGCATGTACTAACTCAAACAAAGAAGTAGTAACACTTGTACTAATAGGAAATTGTAACTTTGTTTGTTTTTCCATATAACAACTATCACAATTTGTTACATGAGTATTTTTACAAGAGATTGGAAGCTGAGAAAGAACATGAGGTGGAACATGACCCATACGAGCATGCCACAAATCAGCAGAAACTACGACAGTACTATTACAATTTGAGAGATATAAGGGTGAAGACAAAGACGCAGTGGGCATGTCCAATATGTAAAGACCAGCATTTAATCTACCAATCTCTAGTTCCTTCATCAACACATGGTCCTGAAGAAAACATTGTGTAGAAGTAAATGAAACTTGATTAGAAGAATTTCTAACAAGTTGAGGAATAGAGAGTAAATTGTAGGCAAAACTGGGAACACATAGAACATTAAAAAGAGTGATAGTATCTGTAACACGAACAGTGCCAACATGAGTAATTATAGCAGATTGACCATTAGGCAATGACGGCTTGGCAGAACAAGTACGAACAGAGGATAATAGATGAACATATGGGGTGATGTGATCAGTTGCCCCGGAATCTAAAATCCACTGAGAGGGAGTTAAAGTGAATGGAGTGTAAACTTGACTAACAAAATGTGTGATAATACCTGAAAACTAAGCACTGTTTGCTGAACTAAGATAAGGCCAAGTATGACTAGTATCAGCTGAAGAATTCTCACGAAGATTAGCCTGAAGCATGCTTAACAGTTGAGTATATTGAGAAGTAGAAAGACCACAGTTCAAAGAGTCAGTAGAACCAGATGCATTGTCTGACATCATAGGTGAAGTCTCAACTGAAACTGCATTAGCGGAAGCATTCAGAGATGATTTAGGCTGAAGGAACTTAGGTTTGGGCTTTGGTTTGCCAAAGAGTTTGTGCCACTGTGGGTATCCATGAAGACAAAAACAACGATCCTTAGAGTGGCCTTGTTGCTGACAGTACTCACATTGAACATCCTTAATGTCAGCATTAGGCTTCTTAGGAGATGAAGTTCCTTTAGCAGTAGAAAACCTTGAGAATTGACTGGTTTTCACATTCATGGCAAGTTTCTAAACAGGCATATGAGAGGGAGAATTGCGTTGAGTCTCTTCCTGGAGTAACATGCTGTAGCATTGACTGAGAGTTGGAAGAGGAGTCATAATCAAAATCTGACCCCTGACAGCAGTGTAATGTTCATTGAGCCCCATCAAAAACTGTGTCAATTGAACAGATTGTTCATATTTCTCCAAACTATCATTGACATTACAGGTACACTTTGTACAGTTGCATTTAGGACGAACAGAGAGACATTCCAATTCATCACTGAGAGTACGATACTTCGTAAAGTAAGCAGCTACAGACATAGGTCCTTGAGATAACTGAGAAAGCTCTTTGCGATGATGAAACAGCTGAGGCACATTACTCTGTGCATAGCGTGTAGCAAGATCTTGCCAGATTAAACGAGCAGTTTTCATGTACACAATACTATTACGAATATCAACCGATACTGAATTCAATATCCAGGATGTAATCATATTGTTACACCTGTTCTAATGAGCCAACAGAGAGGAATTTGCAGGTGGCATAGTATATGAACCATCCACAAACCCTAGCTTCAATTTAGAGGATAATGCAATCTCCATTGAGCGACTCCACTGATTATAGTTGTGTTCAGTGAGAGTAACAGTTGTCAAAGTCATCCCTGGATTATCCGAAGGATGCAAATAATATGGATGATTTACATCAATCGCAACCAAAGAACTTGTAACCGAGGATGTATAGGAAGAAGGTGATGCAGACATGATGAAGTACAATCTAGATATGACTAATAGATCGAGAATTTATGAGAGTAACGAAGACAAATCACACAATCACACAACAGCAACTCAGTAGATTGTGAGAGATCTAAGAATCCAGATGCGAGAGAGATGTGTGATTCAGGTGCGAGATCAACATTTCACGATGAATTGAGTGAAAATACAAGTAATTGATTGTATCAAACAGATAGAGTGCATCAAAACAACCAATACATAGAGTAATGAACAGAAACAAACACAAATCAACAGAAAAATGTAGAACTGTACGGACAGTGACAGATTAATCGAGAAAATAACGCAACAACAATACGAAAGATGAAGAAGTATCAAggtttagctctgataccatgtaaGTGAGCACAATATTAATGGTAAACTAGCAATATACATGATAGAGAGCCATGAAAACATAACTTTTATATTTCAGAGAAAGTATTGATATGTCTTGTACATTATTTGATCTCCTTTTCTCACTAACAACCTGATTCTATATATATCAGATAGACCCACTACTCTAACTTTTAACTAACTTTCTACAGCTGTCATCTTTCTGTCATTTGATGTGTCAGCAGTAGCTGAGTCATCATTCtttacatttatttttttaagtAGTTGCATATTTAGGTCAAAAACACTTAAGAAGATTCAACAAGTAACGTTGGTAAGAAATGAAGCTAAGATGAACAATGACAAGATAAGCACTTAAGCAATAGTTACCAATGCTGAGACATTTTTTTGTAAGCACATGACTCTTAAGCTGTCTGGACATCTTCCAGCAATGTTGagagtttatttaaataaaatgtaatacTTACCAAAGGAGCAATGCTCCAGCTGTAACAATTGTTTTCCTCCAGTGGGAGGTCGGGGGACCAAATCTCTGTGGTGAGAATATATATTAGTATAGGGACAAGGGTCCTCAAAACCCACATACCATAAAAAATAATGCTAgtaataaaaatatgaaacatTTCCTTTCTTCTGACTTCGTTGACTGTGGTGACATCTCTCTCAATTGTGTTGGGTGTGAGATCATACATAGGATTGAAGTGCTAAACATGGTGGTTTGCAGATACATGAGAGTCTTTCAATTTGCACCTAGCTTTCCATTTTGAACACAAACAGTGGTTTCTACAACAAAAGTAATGTCGTTTATTATATAATTTGACATTAATTTGGTCTGAACAGAAATGCCATAAAAGTGCGAGCTAAACAATCTGGTTTGAGTAACCTCGCCTcgaatatatataaatagtttaaTCTAGTTCTGAACATATTTTTACGGTACATGGTAAGTGTGCCTCAAGTCCATGATGAACTTGTAGTGAGCTTGATATGAGATGCACCAACGTATATGGTTTGAATTGAATGCATAAGACAGAAGCAGCATATAGAGAAAGAATTGTGAGATGAAGGCATGGTAGGGAGTTTGTAACTGAATGTGATGTTACTATGATTAGGATTTTAATAACCTAACATGACAATACTGACACACATTAAAGCGACCACAAACAATATCACCTAATATACTGTAGTACTTTATTCAATATACATGCATATATGAATTATACTTATAAAAAGGTCTTGTTAAGTTTGAAGATCGTATTTGTGATGCATCTTGTCAAATCTTATCAAAACTGAACACGCTTTTTTCTTCTGCCGATCCTCTGACCATTATCATTTTCTTTGTCTTAATTGAAAGTTTTTGTAAGTTATGGCATACTATCTCAACTATAACATGAAAGCATTTGGTCAACGTTGCTATTAAGTCTGGCTCGCAGAGTTTAAGTAAAATTCTGCCCATGGCTCATATAGTGCTTAATTGTGTATTTGTGTAATTGGTCAACGCTAGTGATTGCTTCTCATATTTCAGTTGGTCTATCTAAAATGTAATATAACATTATAATCCTACTCacttttcatttgatcaattacAGACCACGCGCCGTACAGTTCCATTTCTGTTTGTTAGAGGAGATGGTGTCATTTTGGTGTCTCCTCCACTACGGACGGCTTGATCATGTGTGTTGTGAAGTGGCCAAGATTAACTGTGATGCTTTTTCGCTGTAAGAGTTTACAATGAAGTTGTCGAATTCGGTCATAGTTGCTATTTTGAAATATGTAATCTGCAAAACTTGGATATAGGAAATTGTTGGTCTTTGTTGATTTTCGTTTCGAAGCACAATGTTGTATGGTTTAGAAACACACTATTTGGAGGAACTTTTGACTTCGATATAATTTATTGGTTTTGAACCAGGGTTTATCTCTCCAAGCTGTGTCATATATACTCAGAAAATCTATCCCAAAAGAGGTTAAAACCGTCAAGGCCCAAATGCATAAATCTGTTAATAAAGAATCTAACAGGCTTTTATTGTGTTACTCGAGGTACATAGGAAGCCACTTAGAAGAGGGTTCCACTAGGCTAACCCTTGCACAGTAGAAAGAAATGAAAATATGTAGCTATCCATTTTGTAACGaaagaagattgtgtgaagaatAACAAGGACTGGAGCAAATCTGATTCTCTTAAAGTGAAGCCAGTCATTCCTTTCTTTAGCAATATATATTATGGTATATATTTTTTGTTGCTAGTTAAACACTCATGCACCCGTATTGAGCTGGTATAAACCAATTATTTGTTTCTTTTTGCATGCCAAATTATAATTATGGATTGAATGATGCATCTCCTTTATTTACTCCGGTGAGCTCAGATCACTTGTACTAATTAGAGTACAACCAACATTCGGGCGTAGCCTAATTAGAGTACAATCAATATTCGGACGGATCTGTCACATTATTAGTTACTATTTACAAACACATTGGTGATTTGGCAACAATATGAATTCAATAGTTGGAAAAATGCAAATTAAAGAAGAGATGTGAGAGGTAACCAGAGCAATCATGAAAGTTAATAACGAAACTAGATTTAGAAAGaaagaaagataaggaaagcacTGCTTGCTTTTTTGAGGGGCTTCTTAAAACAAAGTTGAGGCTGAGTTGGGCTAAAACAAGTGAGTCAGATTTCAACCTATCATATTCAAAATTCACCCAATCCAGTATCCACAGGCATTTCTCAAAATTCAATTGCCAAGCTTAGGTGATAGTATCTTAGATGTAACAAGTCGCAACTGTAATGGAAAGAAAACTGTAGGACTTGCATTCTATGtctgtttcttttctttttttcttttaaattttcAAAACATGTGACATAATACAACATTTGCAAAGAATACATATTGAGAATAGAATAAACATTGATCTATATGCACTGGTTAGTTATCTACGTCTCTGCCTGCCTTGGAAATTTTGTGAGCTTTTAAAGCTTCCGCTGGGAGAGTCCATTGATCCTCTAATGGAAGCTTTGGCTTGTTCTGGAACAGAGTCCAAAGGATACGACTCTATGAAGCATGCTGTATTAACTCGTGTCCTCTCGAGCTCTGCTTGAAGTAGCTCAGAGCTGTACTGCTGGGCGAGGGCCTAGGCAAACAAACATAAAATGAAGGGCAAATGAATCAAGATCATATAAAGACTATACAGAAAGCCCAATAAAGATTATGGTGATTATGTGCCAAAAAAAGGTAATGTGTATGGTGATTATGTGCTAAGAAAAGTTAATGCTGTGTCCACCGTAGTAAGGACTAAACACTTCTTGATACATCTCGCTTTGGGGGAGATCTCAAGCTTCCCAGCCCCTGAGAGATTCATCACAAACGGTGTTTTGTGCATGTTACTCCGACTCTTCTGTTTAGGTCACCGTACCAGTGTCGGACACTTGGAGACGACAATTATTCGTGTCGGATCCTTTGACTAAAATGTATACACTTTGACcaattcaaagatcaaatatgAGTCAAACttacgattcaaaataaatatgtGAGAAGAAAGAAGCAAGAATGAGATAAAAGTAGACAAGATGCCAAATTTTCACTGTCCTTTACAAAATCATGTTTAATGTGAGTGTTATTGTTACTTTTTGCTAAGATGTCGTACTTACTATACTTGTTCATCAATATATTATGCAGTATCGCCTTACCCGTGTCCAAAAATCAGACAGTGTTCCCATGTCCCAAAATTTCAGTTTTCAAGTCCAACAATTGGATGTGTCATGTCCGACACTCCGTGCCCGAGACTTTTGTCCCAAGAAAGACGTACACTAAACATAAATTATCTAGATACTTGGATCTTTAAAGGTAAATAAAATCAATAACAAGGAATTAAACAAAGAGGGGATCTCTTACAATCAAATCGTCAGGTGAAACAGCCGATCCATATTGTCTTTCATCAGAAGGTTCATCACCTCCGCGACGTCGATTACTTGGAGTCTCAACTGACTCCGTTGCACTCTCGGTGGCTTTCTCCAGTAGAACTCCTTGTAAAGATGTCAGTGACTCTCTCGCCTCATGTGTAAAATACGGATTTAATATGGTCTCAAAATATTCAAGCTGCAAAAATGTGAAGACGATCAATATCTTAGCAAGTCATCCATTACATCCTGGCCATGTACCTATAAGGATCGTAGCGTATGAAACAGattgtaaaataaaataaaataacaagtCCTGTAATCAGGTTCTCATGAAGCTTAGTTTGTTCTTTGCACAGTTGTTTATAACCCCTGGGGCCTGGGATATCTAGATGGTAATATTCGATTTTACTCTACCACGGGTTGTATTCTAAAGCTAGTAACAGTACATTCACCTCTAGCATAAGCTGACAAAAACCATTGGCATCCAGTGCTCTAAGATCTTTCTCTTGATTTTCATGGAAAAGGCTGAGCAATGTATCAATCAGACCTTCAACAAGAATACCAAGTGTCTTATCCAGCAAGGGCTTGCAGCCAGCAAACACCTACAATGGGTGAAATAAGTGATATATTCATAAACCAGCTTCACAAAAGATAGAACTTCACAACTTGCCACTAACTTGACAGTCTAATGAAGTATGGAAATTTCTTAGCTGTATTGAAAATAAACGCGGGGTAATGGGGGGAATTTTAAAGAAATGCAAGAAATTATGTACTACCTCTGCATGCACAGATACTAAACTATGCAGTAACTCCACAGCTGCGTCTCGCACACCCTGCAACGGAGCAACATATTATAGGATGTGCGAAGTAAACAAAGCTATGCAAAATCTCtaagaaataaacattcactgTATTCTCACTTTGACTGCAGGTGCACTTGCCCATTGCACTCCAGCATCCAACATGTAATTTACGGATGCTGCTCTAATTAATTGCGCCTGAGATAAAAAACGAGTATATAGAATTACAGTTACTAATAAGAAAGCATACAAGGAAGCTCTTACAGGAAGGCAAAGAACAAACACCATACTTCTCAAGGGGTAAAGGCCTAGCGGAATGCCTATAAGCCTAGGCGGTAAGGCACAACCCTAGGTGTCCATTAGGCATTCAGCTATGTATAGGAATATATATTATGTGGACATTTtgattatatttaataaatttagATTGATTCAAATTGTTTTTTATTAATTGTATActatttctttttcaatttttaGACTGCTGCTCTGAGTATAATCGTTCAAAGATTCATAGCAAAAATAGTATGTAAAGTCCAATTATCTTCGAGGAAAATAGCTGATATACATAGCAGAAGCCTAATTCACGCATTGTACGGCTGGGTGGCACCTCATTCGCCTGGTGGAGACCTAAGTGATGACTAATTCACCTAGTGGACGCCTAATACGCCTACCTATAAATGCTCGCCTTTCCACCTAGAAGATGCCACGACAACTATTTTAAACGCTGGATCATAGGTTGTCGACATCAAGACCATGCAGTAAACAAACACTGTTATCCCAAACTTTATAACTTTTTTAGTAGGATATAGGTAGATCAATTATTGGCGGGAAAATTAAATTACATACCAGAAGTTATTTACACAGCAGTGGTATATTCAGATCAAAAAGATGGGGGTCACAATGCCTAAACAGCAAATCCCATCCCCGCCAATATTGTTTTTACAATATAAATGGGGCAGTTTACCTTTACAGATGTTTTTATGCAAATATAACATGTGCAATACAATTGATCAAAAGTTATAACCTTCGCGAAAGTGTACTGTGCAAGGACCTTCTCTTCAAGTCCAGAGAAGGACGTATATAGATCTTGCTTATCAGCATCCTCTTCATCCTTTCCCCTGTAAATAAAGTTAATGGCATAATACAAACTGATACTCCTAAATACAAATTAACTGAGATTTCAGGCATGTTAAAAAGACTACATTTTCAGATGATTTACACACACacgcaaatatatatatatatataaacacacac is a genomic window containing:
- the LOC141714707 gene encoding uncharacterized protein LOC141714707; the encoded protein is MSASPSSYTSSVTSSLVAIDVNHPYYLHPSDNPGMTLTTVTLTEHNYNQWSRSMEIALSSKLKLGFVDVSVDIRNSIVYMKTARLIWQDLATRYAQSNVPQLFHHRKELSQLSQGPMSVAAYFTKYRTLSDELECLSVRPKCNCTKCTCNVNDSLEKYEQSVQLTQFLMGLNEHYTAVRGQILIMTPLPTLSQCYSMLLQEETQRNSPSHMPV
- the LOC141712924 gene encoding exocyst complex component SEC5A-like produces the protein MLDAGVQWASAPAVKGVRDAAVELLHSLVSVHAEVFAGCKPLLDKTLGILVEGLIDTLLSLFHENQEKDLRALDANGFCQLMLELEYFETILNPYFTHEARESLTSLQGVLLEKATESATESVETPSNRRRGGDEPSDERQYGSAVSPDDLIALAQQYSSELLQAELERTRVNTACFIESYPLDSVPEQAKASIRGSMDSPSGSFKSSQNFQGRQRRR